In a single window of the Leptospira sanjuanensis genome:
- a CDS encoding alpha/beta hydrolase translates to MIHFEHNPALKTSKSTSSKNPPILFAHGAWHGAWCWKENFIPYFQKAGYDVYTLDMRGHGKSSNRGGSFRWHSIRNYVQDVQEVLSQLPEPPILIGHSMGGLVVQKVLENTHVPKAVLLASVPPHGVFKITLEILLKYPIKFLKVLMTLSLLPVVENPNIGRKLFFSKSISDEKALRYASRMQDESFLAFLDMLVLTLPKPKKVKTPLLVLGGEKDRFFAPWEVKRTANAYQAEFEVFPGMGHNMMLDEGWEKVARRIDSYLSDSFANSESAVQEDGQNGSKGISKKNASTVSSKKKVGAKKRIPSKKRKTK, encoded by the coding sequence ATGATCCATTTTGAACACAACCCGGCTTTAAAAACTTCCAAATCGACTTCCTCCAAAAATCCGCCCATCCTTTTCGCGCACGGCGCATGGCACGGGGCTTGGTGTTGGAAAGAGAATTTTATCCCCTATTTTCAAAAAGCGGGGTACGACGTTTATACTTTGGATATGAGAGGACACGGAAAAAGTTCGAACCGAGGCGGATCTTTTCGCTGGCATTCGATCCGAAACTATGTTCAAGACGTCCAAGAGGTTCTAAGTCAACTGCCCGAACCTCCGATCTTGATCGGACATTCGATGGGCGGTTTGGTCGTTCAAAAAGTATTAGAAAATACGCATGTTCCCAAGGCGGTACTGCTTGCAAGCGTTCCTCCGCACGGGGTCTTCAAGATCACGCTCGAAATTCTACTCAAATACCCGATCAAATTCCTGAAGGTTTTGATGACCTTGTCCCTTCTCCCCGTCGTCGAAAATCCCAACATCGGAAGAAAGCTATTCTTTTCCAAATCGATCAGCGATGAAAAAGCGCTTCGCTATGCTTCTCGGATGCAGGACGAATCCTTTCTTGCGTTTTTGGATATGCTGGTTCTCACCCTCCCGAAACCGAAAAAGGTAAAAACACCTCTCCTCGTTCTCGGAGGAGAAAAGGACCGGTTTTTCGCACCGTGGGAAGTGAAACGAACGGCTAACGCGTATCAGGCGGAATTCGAAGTATTTCCCGGAATGGGTCACAACATGATGCTCGACGAGGGTTGGGAAAAAGTCGCACGAAGAATCGACTCGTATCTTTCCGATTCCTTCGCGAACTCCGAGAGCGCCGTTCAAGAGGACGGACAAAACGGTTCGAAAGGAATATCGAAAAAGAACGCCTCAACCGTTTCTTCCAAGAAGAAGGTCGGCGCGAAAAAAAGGATACCCTCCAAAAAAAGGAAAACGAAATGA
- a CDS encoding adenylate/guanylate cyclase domain-containing protein: protein MLDLQNKVSRASKILIVEDERIVARDIQEFLQKIGYSSIGVATNGEKALQMARMIKPDLVLIDIVLGTGFIDGVETVVKLKEVLDVPVIYVTAHSDEGTLRRARVTEPFGYILKPVNVRELEITVEMCLYRHKMERRFREDASWFTTTLSSIGDGVIATDSVSKVKFLNPVAASLLGMEERSVRGRIVDEVMNLRDDKGAVIENLISYASINHSPFVFEHAILSGSNGRSIPVICTIAPIHDVNGSSQGCVFTLRDISELHAKSEELSKRMEDVEQAKRLLEKYFPENLVDYLVDERRQTELEGKNVQATMLFCDVRNSTGIAEQLHPNEFAAFLSELFTGLMDLTYANGGSVNKLLGDGLLITFGCPFPEDEDTLNCVRLALQVREYLRAFNESRNPKLKTPVAMGIGISTGNVFAGNIGSSRHMEYTVLGDAVNTASRLEALTKTTGHDILIDSLTYESIRHEINVEAVGMFQLRGKKEPQEVFFPVGML from the coding sequence ATGTTGGATCTCCAGAATAAGGTTTCGCGGGCCTCCAAAATTCTGATTGTAGAAGACGAACGGATCGTAGCCAGAGACATTCAGGAGTTTCTTCAAAAAATCGGTTATTCCTCCATCGGAGTGGCGACTAACGGCGAAAAGGCGCTTCAGATGGCGCGTATGATAAAACCCGATCTGGTTCTGATCGATATCGTATTGGGTACGGGTTTCATAGACGGCGTGGAAACCGTCGTTAAGTTGAAGGAAGTTTTGGACGTTCCGGTCATCTATGTCACCGCGCACAGCGACGAGGGAACGCTTCGCAGAGCGCGTGTTACCGAACCCTTCGGTTATATTCTCAAGCCGGTAAACGTTCGAGAACTCGAGATCACGGTGGAGATGTGCTTATACCGTCATAAGATGGAAAGACGGTTTCGGGAAGACGCGAGCTGGTTTACCACCACGTTGAGTTCCATAGGCGACGGAGTGATCGCGACGGATTCCGTTTCTAAAGTTAAGTTCTTAAATCCGGTTGCGGCTTCTCTTTTGGGCATGGAAGAAAGGAGCGTCCGAGGAAGAATCGTCGACGAGGTGATGAATCTCCGAGACGATAAAGGAGCCGTTATCGAAAACCTGATCTCCTACGCCTCGATCAATCATTCTCCTTTCGTATTCGAGCACGCGATTCTTTCGGGTTCCAATGGAAGGAGTATTCCCGTGATCTGTACGATCGCTCCCATCCACGACGTGAACGGTTCTTCCCAAGGATGCGTTTTTACTCTGAGAGATATCAGCGAATTGCACGCCAAATCGGAAGAACTCAGCAAACGTATGGAGGATGTCGAACAAGCGAAACGTCTTTTGGAAAAATATTTTCCGGAAAATTTGGTGGATTATCTCGTCGACGAGCGAAGACAAACGGAACTCGAAGGCAAGAACGTTCAGGCAACGATGTTGTTCTGCGACGTTCGTAATTCCACCGGAATCGCGGAACAACTTCATCCGAACGAGTTCGCGGCTTTTTTAAGCGAACTCTTTACCGGACTTATGGATCTTACATATGCCAACGGAGGCTCCGTCAACAAACTGTTAGGCGACGGGCTTTTGATCACGTTCGGTTGTCCGTTTCCGGAAGACGAGGACACGTTGAATTGTGTCCGTCTTGCGCTTCAAGTCCGCGAGTATCTGAGGGCATTTAACGAAAGCAGAAATCCGAAATTAAAAACGCCGGTCGCCATGGGAATCGGTATCTCCACGGGGAACGTATTCGCCGGAAATATCGGTTCTTCGCGTCACATGGAATACACCGTGTTAGGCGATGCAGTGAACACTGCGAGCAGACTCGAGGCATTGACCAAAACGACGGGTCATGATATACTGATCGATTCGCTCACGTACGAATCGATCCGTCACGAAATCAACGTCGAAGCAGTGGGAATGTTTCAGCTTCGGGGAAAAAAGGAACCGCAGGAAGTATTTTTCCCGGTCGGTATGTTATGA
- a CDS encoding ATP-binding protein, translating to MENSQKNNEGKLLEMKLRPVWAEIERARESCRSFLEELGSSDETRDALCMIASEILENAIKYGHFTSETQEFTFKLESGKDGMLVQAWSPLPSAGIVENLRRLDSIIQWIRSYQSPFQAYLERLKLVAGQPLEDNESGLGLIRIAYEGEAILDFYVNEDDILYVSALQPKLDREQVV from the coding sequence ATGGAAAATAGTCAAAAAAATAACGAAGGCAAATTGCTTGAAATGAAACTTCGCCCGGTTTGGGCGGAAATCGAAAGGGCTCGGGAAAGCTGCCGCAGCTTTTTAGAAGAGTTGGGTTCGTCCGATGAGACAAGAGACGCCCTTTGTATGATCGCATCGGAGATTCTCGAAAACGCGATCAAATACGGACACTTTACGAGCGAAACGCAGGAGTTCACGTTCAAACTCGAATCCGGCAAAGACGGAATGCTCGTTCAGGCTTGGAGTCCTCTTCCATCCGCGGGAATTGTCGAAAATTTAAGACGACTTGATTCCATCATTCAATGGATCCGAAGTTATCAATCTCCGTTTCAAGCTTATTTGGAAAGGTTAAAACTCGTAGCGGGACAACCTTTGGAGGACAACGAAAGCGGTCTCGGATTGATCCGAATCGCATACGAGGGAGAAGCCATTCTGGATTTTTACGTGAACGAAGACGATATCCTCTATGTCTCGGCGCTACAACCGAAATTGGACAGGGAACAGGTGGTTTGA
- a CDS encoding class I SAM-dependent methyltransferase, giving the protein MIVEHTISGELRTNGSAIGVEICGHTRYSFQIRLPQPPSYFVPFNADGFVIELDGKKIELGRCRMIPVKDASTPQYIVLLLDDTIDVSDLIGKKRFTVYDTGLFNLQLILNQKEKVTQHFKEYSSNLTFELNVYKQFFDELDRKFLKEPGPVQDHLHQMIVEREGQTFMEFFESKVLELEEHTKDFSKDENEAHGFFFRKQVWDFILHSAFMLRTNLKPRGYAGDYEMMRMIYENDIIGKTLFARLLHSYPIQIPAANAVRNRRRMIADQIRAAVENHNSSDFRAMSVACGPAEEIGDAFSDIETNKKIHFTLLDQDMEALRVAMNTVNQLELEKGISIHVKYVNDSVRSMLRIRDLPGAWGRFDFIYSMGLFDYLTPPVARAVLARLFEMLRPGGKLVVGNFHVSNPNKAFMEYWLDWVLYHRTEEEMLELASNLPGHSRIFFEETGCQMFLEIRVSNG; this is encoded by the coding sequence ATGATTGTGGAACATACGATTTCGGGGGAACTGCGGACGAACGGAAGCGCCATCGGCGTGGAAATATGCGGTCATACGCGTTATTCGTTTCAGATTCGTCTTCCCCAACCGCCTTCCTATTTCGTACCGTTCAACGCGGACGGATTCGTTATCGAGTTGGACGGAAAAAAAATCGAATTGGGCCGATGCAGAATGATTCCGGTCAAGGACGCATCCACTCCTCAATACATCGTCCTTCTTCTCGACGACACGATCGACGTGTCCGATCTGATCGGCAAAAAAAGATTCACGGTTTACGATACGGGGCTTTTTAATCTTCAGCTCATTCTCAATCAAAAAGAAAAAGTAACGCAGCACTTTAAGGAATACAGTTCCAATCTTACCTTCGAGCTGAACGTATATAAACAATTCTTCGACGAATTGGATCGTAAATTTTTAAAGGAACCGGGTCCGGTTCAGGATCATCTTCATCAGATGATCGTCGAAAGGGAAGGCCAGACGTTTATGGAATTCTTCGAATCGAAGGTTCTCGAACTTGAAGAACACACGAAGGATTTCTCGAAGGACGAAAACGAAGCCCACGGATTCTTTTTTAGAAAACAGGTTTGGGATTTCATTCTTCATTCAGCGTTTATGCTCCGAACCAATTTAAAACCGAGAGGTTACGCGGGCGACTATGAGATGATGAGAATGATCTACGAAAACGATATCATCGGAAAAACGTTGTTCGCGCGTTTGCTTCACAGTTATCCGATTCAAATTCCCGCCGCAAACGCGGTTCGCAATCGACGCAGGATGATTGCCGATCAAATACGAGCGGCGGTGGAAAATCACAACAGCTCCGATTTTAGGGCGATGTCCGTTGCGTGCGGTCCCGCCGAGGAAATCGGAGACGCTTTCAGCGATATAGAGACCAATAAGAAGATTCATTTTACTCTTCTCGATCAGGATATGGAAGCGCTTCGAGTCGCGATGAACACCGTCAATCAGCTCGAATTGGAAAAGGGAATTTCCATTCACGTAAAATACGTCAACGATTCGGTTCGATCCATGCTTCGCATTCGGGATCTTCCCGGAGCCTGGGGAAGATTCGATTTTATCTATTCGATGGGGCTCTTCGACTATCTGACTCCGCCCGTGGCAAGGGCCGTACTGGCTCGGCTCTTCGAAATGTTGCGGCCGGGTGGAAAGCTGGTCGTTGGAAATTTTCACGTCAGCAATCCGAATAAGGCGTTTATGGAGTATTGGTTGGATTGGGTTTTGTATCACAGAACGGAGGAAGAGATGCTCGAACTTGCTTCGAATCTTCCGGGACACAGTCGTATTTTTTTCGAGGAGACCGGCTGCCAGATGTTTCTCGAAATACGCGTATCGAACGGTTAA
- a CDS encoding PP2C family protein-serine/threonine phosphatase: protein MTFRAKEHSIVDSKVNHDFEIYLQGIVREWMQVLTMLCIVLIPFFLLLDYYTQPPHLHLRFAIYRGATTVLVIIEYLLIRFTHPNRSYPVHGYIISSIVSLMIVLMTVDLGGFNSSYYAGLMLVLMAVNILLSWRPIHSVVNGFLTLSIYLGFNAWEDQPFDPRILVNNLFFLGSTIIITAAISWVRFKLVRSEYLLRAELVGANQNLDKSRADLLRARDALWGEMQLAKMIQTALLPRRTNIGRYEVAALMVPTDSVGGDYYDIIDAPNGKKWVGIGDVSGHGVESGLIMMMAQTAIQAIVQQHAMLSPSEVLIETNRVIKENIARLGTDRYMTMMLFRLEDDHLLVAGKHLDLMIYRAQEKKVEVVPTNGSWLGIVDDLGEVLEDHRIPMSPGDIVLLYTDGITEARNQNEDLFGEERLMKLLESNAKLPLRQLGTEIFSTVTTFEEIQSDDMTLVLLKNRG, encoded by the coding sequence ATGACGTTTAGAGCAAAAGAACACAGTATCGTCGATTCGAAAGTAAATCATGATTTCGAAATATACCTTCAGGGTATCGTGCGAGAATGGATGCAGGTTCTTACCATGCTCTGTATCGTTCTGATTCCTTTCTTTCTTTTATTGGACTATTACACTCAGCCACCGCATTTGCATCTGCGGTTTGCGATCTATCGTGGAGCGACGACTGTTTTAGTCATCATAGAATATCTTCTCATCCGTTTTACGCATCCGAATCGTTCGTATCCGGTACACGGTTATATCATATCATCCATCGTAAGTCTGATGATCGTTCTCATGACGGTGGACTTGGGAGGATTCAATTCGAGTTATTACGCCGGGTTGATGCTCGTGTTGATGGCGGTGAATATTCTTCTTTCTTGGAGACCGATTCACTCCGTAGTCAACGGATTTTTAACGTTGTCGATTTATCTCGGATTCAACGCCTGGGAGGATCAACCGTTCGATCCGAGAATTCTCGTGAACAATCTTTTCTTTTTGGGTTCCACGATCATCATCACCGCCGCGATCTCCTGGGTTCGGTTTAAACTGGTTCGTTCCGAATATTTATTGCGAGCCGAATTGGTTGGAGCGAATCAGAATCTGGACAAGTCCCGTGCGGATTTGCTGCGGGCCCGCGACGCTCTTTGGGGAGAAATGCAACTCGCAAAGATGATCCAAACCGCGCTTCTTCCGAGGAGAACGAACATAGGACGTTACGAAGTGGCGGCATTGATGGTTCCCACCGATTCGGTGGGAGGAGATTATTACGACATCATCGATGCGCCTAACGGCAAAAAGTGGGTCGGCATCGGAGACGTTTCGGGTCACGGAGTGGAATCGGGTCTTATTATGATGATGGCGCAGACCGCGATTCAGGCGATCGTTCAGCAGCACGCGATGCTCAGCCCTTCCGAAGTGTTAATCGAAACCAACCGAGTCATCAAGGAAAACATCGCGCGTCTCGGAACGGATCGATATATGACGATGATGCTCTTTCGATTGGAGGACGATCATCTTCTCGTGGCCGGAAAACATCTGGATCTGATGATTTACCGCGCGCAGGAGAAGAAGGTCGAAGTCGTACCGACCAACGGATCTTGGCTCGGAATCGTGGACGATCTGGGAGAAGTCCTGGAGGATCACAGGATTCCCATGTCTCCGGGAGACATCGTACTTTTATATACGGACGGAATCACGGAAGCCCGAAATCAAAACGAGGATTTGTTCGGAGAGGAACGATTGATGAAGTTGTTGGAATCCAACGCGAAACTTCCGTTGCGGCAGCTCGGAACGGAGATATTTTCCACGGTCACAACGTTCGAAGAGATTCAGAGCGACGATATGACCTTGGTGCTTTTGAAAAACCGGGGATAG
- a CDS encoding adenylate/guanylate cyclase domain-containing protein — MAFRRTIGASASEDRLEKLIQDRLKPGADKTKIDQRIWDLFGEDWCVMFTDLSGFSRGVEKFGIIHFLQTIHESERILIPIIEDHDGILLKSEGDSFLVIFRNVGKGIESAIKMQQELVTYNQDKIPEEKILLCVGLGYGKVLKIGDSDVFGSEVNTASKLGEDTAEAGEILVTHSVFEQVVVKHLRFEELKEAPAGTQKAYKLLY; from the coding sequence ATGGCATTTCGTAGAACGATCGGAGCGAGCGCATCCGAAGACAGACTGGAAAAGTTGATTCAGGATCGATTGAAACCCGGAGCGGATAAAACGAAAATCGATCAAAGGATCTGGGATCTTTTCGGAGAGGATTGGTGCGTGATGTTTACGGACCTTTCCGGTTTTTCCAGAGGAGTTGAAAAGTTCGGAATCATCCACTTCCTGCAAACGATTCACGAATCGGAACGAATTCTTATCCCGATCATAGAAGATCACGACGGAATCCTTTTGAAATCGGAAGGAGACAGTTTCTTGGTCATCTTTCGAAACGTGGGCAAAGGGATCGAATCTGCGATCAAGATGCAGCAGGAACTCGTAACGTACAACCAAGACAAAATTCCCGAAGAAAAAATCCTTCTCTGCGTAGGACTCGGGTACGGTAAAGTGTTGAAGATCGGCGATTCGGACGTGTTCGGTTCCGAAGTCAACACCGCGAGCAAACTCGGAGAAGACACCGCAGAAGCGGGCGAAATTCTCGTCACCCATTCCGTTTTCGAACAAGTCGTGGTCAAACACCTTCGTTTCGAGGAATTAAAAGAAGCGCCCGCCGGAACTCAGAAAGCATACAAACTCCTCTACTGA
- a CDS encoding M20/M25/M40 family metallo-hydrolase: protein MVNILVLLALCISCLSGCISTSPIRTISLKSMPQTVDWEERNREAVKILQDLIRIRTERSNELEAVLYIQKLLQKEGIASKIYASKENRQRANLVAVLEPSKPSSLKGIILGNHMDVVEADSNEWTVPPFSGNIVDGKIYGRGALDMKGLAVMQLMAFLELKRSKIELNRKVMFLALADEESGSFLGARYMAENHPDVFRGFDTMLNEGGVATKDVGIQGATIFNIQYAEKGNIWLKLKAKGESGHGSAPNAEYATLNLIRFYEEILSFDSGIHITDETKAYFYQLGSVASFPTSFFLKNASNPLIKPLLTGTLKKNKHLSAMTRNTKAITGIQTLEGEGYNVLSGDAFGKLDVRILPGVDSKEYIERIRAVANKFKIAVEVFDEIGPDDSPLDDDLFQILANVSTSKVPGSVAAPFMSAGKTDNARFRRIGIKCYGLNPAILSAKDTESLHGKDENISLENLKLGSTILFETLIQYAGP from the coding sequence ATGGTAAATATTTTGGTTCTTCTTGCGCTTTGTATTTCGTGTTTGAGCGGATGTATTTCTACTTCTCCGATTCGAACGATTTCTCTCAAGTCGATGCCGCAAACAGTCGATTGGGAAGAACGAAATCGGGAAGCCGTAAAAATTCTTCAGGATCTGATTCGAATTCGCACAGAACGTTCCAACGAACTCGAAGCCGTTTTATACATTCAGAAACTTCTTCAAAAGGAAGGAATCGCTTCTAAGATTTATGCGTCCAAGGAAAATCGCCAACGCGCGAACTTGGTTGCGGTGCTGGAACCTTCGAAGCCGAGTTCTTTGAAGGGAATCATTTTGGGAAATCATATGGACGTTGTGGAAGCGGATTCCAACGAATGGACCGTGCCTCCGTTCAGCGGCAACATCGTGGACGGAAAAATATACGGAAGAGGAGCCTTGGATATGAAGGGGCTCGCCGTGATGCAGTTGATGGCGTTTTTGGAATTGAAACGATCCAAGATCGAACTCAATCGAAAGGTGATGTTTTTGGCGCTTGCGGACGAAGAGAGCGGGAGCTTTTTAGGAGCGCGTTATATGGCAGAGAATCATCCCGACGTATTTCGCGGTTTCGATACGATGTTAAACGAAGGCGGTGTCGCGACCAAAGACGTGGGAATTCAAGGAGCCACGATTTTCAACATTCAATACGCCGAAAAGGGAAACATCTGGCTGAAACTCAAAGCCAAAGGAGAAAGCGGACACGGAAGCGCGCCTAACGCGGAATATGCGACCTTGAATTTGATCCGGTTTTACGAAGAGATTCTTTCCTTCGATTCGGGAATTCACATCACGGATGAAACGAAGGCTTATTTTTATCAACTCGGATCGGTCGCTTCTTTTCCCACTTCCTTCTTTTTAAAGAACGCTTCCAATCCTTTGATCAAACCGTTGCTTACGGGCACTTTAAAAAAGAACAAACATCTTTCCGCGATGACTCGGAATACGAAAGCGATCACGGGAATTCAAACTCTCGAAGGAGAAGGATACAACGTTCTTTCGGGAGATGCGTTCGGAAAACTGGACGTTCGCATTCTTCCCGGAGTCGATTCGAAGGAATACATCGAAAGGATTCGAGCCGTCGCGAACAAATTTAAAATTGCGGTCGAGGTTTTCGACGAGATCGGACCGGACGATTCCCCTCTGGACGACGATCTGTTTCAGATTCTTGCGAACGTATCCACTTCGAAAGTTCCGGGAAGCGTGGCCGCTCCGTTTATGTCCGCGGGAAAAACGGATAACGCGCGCTTTCGCAGAATCGGGATCAAATGTTACGGTTTAAATCCCGCGATTCTTTCCGCAAAAGATACGGAAAGTCTGCACGGGAAAGACGAGAACATCAGTCTGGAAAATCTAAAACTCGGCTCCACGATCCTTTTCGAGACGCTGATTCAATACGCAGGCCCGTGA
- a CDS encoding NADase-type glycan-binding domain-containing protein — protein sequence MNRIQRWSHRISLLNSKFPFRKSLSKRRILSRRAAALLSVLLFALGIADCKKELSVSMATSTSLSDKLAFAALGGGSWKPEDGAEFVKLHFYPDEGFQLRRVEVDSCKGEFTDAVTAYINFDELSAAAELAGKKALVRFENAVFARSVTINFRKNKELCIGEIRFYDEKEKQFSLKLPKIVEGSAVASETANPAQSYDVMNLFDSRYEYAWASDKKGKGVTLDFKFKESQKFDTIKIWNGYQRSDQHCYSNGRLKTATLTGANGYSQRIQLQDVLGPQEIALDKTFEGTSLRLTVDDIYAGKMYKGFVLSEIRFGLDKNWVLINPIHRSQSIARSNHLQFTPPDLDGILNHGLRGMEVSELPAEIQSTETIASSETAPTTTEESDQQRVESNWSLRMRSDGSFFMEGDTRDLSDGGSGTLHKTSKFYAIGNYEVKESSVDSLKLRVFGYMRKYSSSYVEEHGDMDCNGCGRDCNMADKDPDKKEIIFQDFVTIKKLNGNVYVQNTSPSRKLDFKTLEMSLE from the coding sequence ATGAACCGTATCCAACGTTGGTCCCATCGTATTTCTTTGTTAAACAGTAAATTCCCATTTCGTAAATCCTTGTCGAAACGCCGAATCCTGAGCCGTAGAGCGGCTGCGCTTTTGTCCGTCCTTTTGTTCGCCTTAGGAATCGCGGATTGCAAAAAGGAGCTCAGCGTTTCCATGGCGACTTCGACTTCCTTGAGCGATAAGCTCGCCTTCGCGGCGTTAGGCGGTGGAAGTTGGAAACCGGAAGACGGAGCCGAATTCGTGAAACTTCATTTTTATCCGGACGAAGGGTTTCAACTGAGGAGGGTGGAAGTCGATTCCTGCAAGGGAGAATTCACCGATGCGGTTACGGCGTACATCAACTTCGACGAACTGAGCGCCGCAGCCGAGCTGGCAGGTAAAAAGGCGCTGGTTCGTTTTGAGAACGCGGTCTTTGCCCGTTCGGTTACGATCAACTTTCGTAAGAACAAGGAACTTTGTATCGGTGAAATCCGTTTCTACGACGAAAAGGAAAAACAATTCTCCCTAAAACTTCCGAAGATCGTGGAAGGTTCGGCGGTCGCTTCCGAAACCGCAAACCCCGCTCAGTCGTACGATGTGATGAATCTTTTCGACTCCCGTTACGAATACGCTTGGGCTTCGGATAAAAAAGGGAAGGGTGTGACTCTGGATTTTAAATTCAAGGAATCGCAAAAGTTCGATACGATCAAAATCTGGAACGGATATCAGAGATCGGATCAACACTGTTATTCCAACGGAAGGCTGAAGACGGCGACTCTTACGGGTGCCAACGGGTATTCCCAAAGGATTCAATTGCAGGACGTTCTCGGTCCGCAAGAGATCGCTCTCGATAAAACGTTCGAGGGAACTTCGCTTCGTCTTACCGTGGACGATATCTACGCGGGAAAGATGTATAAGGGTTTTGTGTTAAGCGAAATCCGTTTCGGGTTGGATAAGAATTGGGTTCTCATCAATCCGATCCACAGATCGCAGAGCATCGCCAGATCCAATCACCTTCAATTCACTCCGCCCGATCTGGACGGAATTTTAAATCACGGTTTGAGAGGAATGGAAGTCAGCGAATTGCCCGCCGAAATCCAAAGCACGGAAACCATCGCTTCTTCCGAAACCGCGCCTACAACGACGGAAGAATCCGATCAACAAAGAGTGGAATCGAATTGGTCTCTCCGGATGCGTTCGGACGGTTCGTTTTTTATGGAAGGGGACACGCGCGACTTAAGCGACGGAGGTTCGGGAACGCTTCATAAAACGAGCAAGTTCTACGCGATCGGCAACTACGAAGTCAAAGAATCCTCCGTGGATTCGCTTAAACTGAGAGTATTCGGGTATATGCGAAAATACTCATCTTCTTACGTGGAAGAACACGGGGATATGGACTGCAACGGTTGCGGAAGGGACTGCAATATGGCGGACAAAGATCCCGATAAAAAGGAGATCATCTTCCAGGATTTCGTGACGATCAAAAAGTTGAACGGAAACGTGTATGTTCAAAACACCAGCCCGAGCAGAAAGCTCGACTTTAAGACATTGGAAATGTCTCTGGAATAA
- the lsa20 gene encoding LIC11469 family lipoprotein adhesin Lsa20 yields the protein MKSTLYPWKTNFLKLVPCTCSVGNNAIKNRRKSRLGKIAILLLLIVCMTCKKDGSDATQAENLASDPQRQIQVQILWEKKSFPLEMELYEGASQRPVDLWATGSVKTLSEAPVSEKISGNDLYLKPGSKKRFVLVVKNTSDRDFYFFAAPHSMVPAEASLGFKFKCLCVNHAFYVPAKEIWYRVVELRTGGETLGKEMRITHTLVGMDEDRIQLYQKRIGTGGSTED from the coding sequence ATGAAATCTACTTTGTATCCTTGGAAAACGAATTTTTTGAAACTCGTTCCTTGCACGTGTTCGGTCGGGAACAACGCGATTAAAAACCGGCGGAAGTCGAGGCTCGGTAAAATCGCGATTCTTCTTTTGCTGATTGTTTGTATGACTTGCAAAAAGGACGGTTCCGATGCGACACAAGCGGAGAATCTCGCTTCCGATCCTCAGCGTCAGATCCAAGTTCAAATTCTCTGGGAGAAAAAAAGTTTTCCGTTGGAAATGGAACTGTATGAAGGAGCTTCGCAAAGACCCGTGGATCTCTGGGCCACGGGCAGCGTGAAAACCTTATCGGAGGCTCCCGTCTCCGAAAAGATTTCCGGGAACGATCTCTATCTAAAACCCGGTTCGAAAAAACGTTTCGTATTGGTCGTAAAGAATACGTCCGATCGGGATTTTTATTTTTTTGCGGCCCCGCATTCGATGGTTCCCGCGGAAGCTTCCCTCGGGTTTAAGTTCAAATGTTTGTGCGTGAACCACGCATTCTACGTTCCCGCGAAAGAGATTTGGTATCGCGTCGTCGAATTACGGACCGGAGGAGAAACCCTCGGCAAAGAGATGAGGATTACTCATACGTTAGTCGGCATGGACGAAGATCGGATTCAACTCTATCAAAAACGGATCGGAACCGGAGGATCGACGGAAGACTGA